Proteins encoded by one window of Danaus plexippus chromosome Z, MEX_DaPlex, whole genome shotgun sequence:
- the LOC116778153 gene encoding alpha-tocopherol transfer protein-like yields the protein MSRRLTKRYLTPADAYKCPLSAETQAIAEKELRETENSRSQALEALRMWLEQNPKFLSIRLDANFLLRFLRTKKFSVPMAQEAIERYVLLRQSWGIAFNQLDHTLPVISEIIELGYIFASPFKDKLGRRVVIYRPGVFDPYKFTNQDMCRVMGICYETLMEDEETQVRGLVHYADGGGVSFPHLTLFTPREAVRIVKNGERTIPLRHKEIYGANVHPTIKFALDFGMALISEKIRKRVKLYTSIEDVEIDKQLLPQEYGGTMPMKIMIEKWKVEMASKRETLLMNDKMAVRLEMYSEAAREGAVSALRAGGTCAGADSVGDAMRGLTGNFRKLEVD from the exons ATGTCGAGAAGGCTTACGAAAAGGTACTTGACCCCGGCGGATGCTTACAAATGCCCACTGTCAGCAGAAACACAAGCGATAGCCGAAAAGGAGCTGAGAGAAACGGAAAATTCAAGGTCTCAAGCCTTAGAGGCTTTAAGGATGTGGTTGGAACAGAATCCAAAATTCTTATCCATACGATTAG acgcCAATTTCCTTCTACGTTTTCTCCGTACAAAGAAATTCAGCGTTCCGATGGCTCAAGAGGCTATCGAACGTTACGTACTCCTTAGACAGTCATGGGGGATAGCTTTTAATCAATTGGACCACACCTTGCCTGTCATTTCTGAGATCATCGAGTTAGG atatatttttgcaagCCCTTTCAAAGACAAACTTGGACGACGAGTTGTGATATACAGACCGG gCGTTTTCGATCCATACAAATTCACCAACCAAGACATGTGTCGGGTAATGGGTATTTGCTATGAGACACTCATGGAAGACGAGGAGACCCAGGTGCGAGGTTTGGTGCATTACGCAGACGGCGGAGGTGTCAGTTTTCCACACCTTACACTATTCACTCCAAGAGAAGCTGTGAGGATAGTAAAAAATGGGGAG cGCACGATTCCACTAAGGCACAAGGAAATCTATGGTGCTAATGTTCATCCGACGATCAAATTTGCTTTAGACTTTGGGATGGCGCTCATATCTGAGAAGATCAGAAAGCGCGTCAAGTTATACACGTCCATAGAGGATGTAGAAATAGATAAACAACTTTTGCCTCAGGAGTATGGTGGTACAATgccaatgaaaataatgattg AAAAATGGAAAGTGGAAATGGCAAGTAAGAGGGAAACGTTATTGATGAACGACAAGATGGCTGTCCGTCTAGAAATGTATAGCGAGGCGGCGCGAGAGGGCGCTGTGTCCGCATTGAGAGCTGGTGGCACTTGTGCTGGTGCAGATTCTGTTGGAGACGCGATGAGAGGACTCACCGGAAACTTCAGGAAACTTGAAgtcgattaa